The Bacteroidota bacterium genome contains a region encoding:
- a CDS encoding gliding motility-associated C-terminal domain-containing protein, whose protein sequence is MNTHTKLLAGILFLFLGFNVKADHTAAMELSYRCLGGGKYEIKLHFYRDCSGAPMISSYSSFLNQYFGVGAEQDITWTSSCGSGSIRFPKPTNVDASTNYVGPEVTFLCPTGKSTCNGGTTPGFQYYEYVDTITLAGTCNNITFGYGKCNRSCSINTIILPCSSCAYVDALLNNTLGCNSSPTFSNIPLPVACVGQKFCFNPGAIDPDGDSLVYSLIPARGGTSSTPYSNVVTYSPPYSGTNPIATSSGVTIDKVTGDICFTPTTQQIGVIAIRVDEYRNKVLVGNVVRDMQIYVKACTNNIPTLSGVNNTSSYSITACKGSPLCFDIFSTDADASQNLTITWNNGIPAGTFTSSGGPRPTGTFCWTPTATDVRTAPYIFTVNVKDDNCPGVGIQTFSYKVYVSNCVGPQVSVAGSSVCSGGCTNLTATTSSGVSPYTFNWSSGGGTPTINVCPVAATAYTVTVTDNTGATKTGVVNVSINPTTTLTTTITNVGCPGGTNGTATGIATGGTAPYSYSWSSGSTSATASNLVPGTYTVTSTDSKGCIKTATAMVDQPTAITLTPNSGAAGCGTSNGSASIAVSGGTGPFTYTWSNGGAAQTISGAGAGSYTVTVIDSKGCTKSAVAAVSNSPSPAINSLTGNALQCSSGSNGSSSVAASGGTGLLTYNWSNGVSGTTTITGLTAGTYVVTVTDANGCLAVSTVAITSPPAMVTNLVPVSAACGSSNGKVSVSVSSGGTGPFTYNWNNGGTAQTVSGLAPAIYTLTVTDANGCTKTDAVTVNNITGGTVSATAQANVSCNGGSNGSITATVSGGTPNYSYSWSNTSTTQTANNLTAGTYTVTTTDASGCSSTSSVTITEPIALTANTSSSPATCGTANGSASVTAGGGSGSFQFNWTGGFTGQVASGLIAGSYTVTIADAGNCTITAVAIISNTGTGNVTTAVQSNISCSGGNNGSATASITGGTPGFTYSWSSGGTGQTADNLIKGIFTVTVTDASSCQVISTVEITEPTSITANVTPVPASCGLSNGSASVNPGGGTGTFSYSWSAPGGTGQTISGLAPAIYTVTVTDANSCSLTTTVTIISNASPSITNLSGTNLLCNGNSSGSVTVTASGGTGTLTYSWSNTSSGGTSITGLAAGTYSVIVADANGCTAISAVAITEPPVLNPPTFTTTNANCGVNDGSATATVLGGTGSLTYNWSNSSTTAAVNNLATGSYTLTVTDANGCTNSSVANVSNSGGPTITSVTPTDLLCNGGGTGSAVVIISNGTAPYTYRWSTGATSVTTGTQSGISNLQSATYTVTVKDAKNCQIITTVAITEPTAITTTFITSDAACGQSNGSITATSTGGTGSLIYSWSNGSTGQTANNLIAATYTVVVTDANNCARSAVASVVNVGAPTANTSVVSSINCNGDTGSVNVTVSGGTGPYTYSWSNGSSSVTSALQSTISGVQAASYTVTVTDSKNCITIASEILTEPSILDITTSSTPAECGKNNGSVSVIATGGSGGYTYIWSSPAGPGQTINSLVSAIYTVTVTDSKGCTTSSVSTVGDSTFTILTNIPAKQTITAGASIYMLVSGGVTYTWTPSGGLSCTNCPNPVATPMTSTIYTLSATDAGGCTVVVMFSITVTPPCVGDDADVFVANIFSPNNDGKNDVLYIQGNSLANIYWAIYDRWGNLLFEAFDQAHGWDGTKKGNAMDAGTYVYYLKATCSKTNTEVKLKGNVTILK, encoded by the coding sequence GTGAACACACACACAAAGCTACTTGCCGGCATATTATTTCTTTTCCTGGGTTTCAATGTAAAAGCGGATCATACAGCTGCCATGGAACTGTCATATCGCTGCCTGGGTGGCGGCAAGTATGAGATCAAACTTCACTTTTACCGCGATTGTTCAGGGGCTCCTATGATAAGTTCATATAGTTCATTTTTGAACCAATATTTTGGTGTGGGCGCTGAGCAAGACATTACCTGGACATCCTCTTGTGGCTCAGGGTCAATTAGGTTTCCAAAACCTACAAATGTCGATGCAAGTACCAATTATGTAGGGCCGGAAGTTACTTTTCTTTGTCCTACCGGTAAATCAACTTGCAACGGAGGTACTACCCCCGGGTTTCAATATTATGAATATGTGGACACCATTACGCTGGCCGGTACATGTAATAATATTACATTCGGTTACGGTAAATGCAATCGCAGTTGTTCAATAAACACCATTATTCTTCCGTGCTCTTCCTGTGCCTATGTTGATGCATTGCTTAATAATACTCTTGGATGTAACAGCTCGCCTACGTTTTCAAACATCCCGCTTCCGGTAGCTTGTGTGGGGCAAAAATTTTGTTTTAACCCGGGAGCCATTGATCCGGATGGCGATTCTTTGGTTTATTCATTGATCCCCGCAAGAGGTGGGACTTCCTCTACTCCCTATTCTAATGTTGTAACATATTCACCTCCTTATTCAGGAACCAATCCTATTGCAACATCGTCCGGCGTAACTATTGATAAAGTTACAGGTGATATTTGTTTTACTCCTACAACCCAACAAATTGGGGTAATAGCAATCAGGGTGGATGAATACAGGAACAAAGTACTTGTCGGTAATGTTGTCCGTGATATGCAGATATATGTTAAGGCATGTACAAATAATATTCCTACTCTTTCAGGAGTCAACAATACCAGTAGTTATTCAATAACAGCTTGTAAGGGCAGTCCGCTTTGCTTCGATATTTTCAGTACAGATGCTGATGCAAGTCAGAACCTGACAATAACCTGGAACAATGGTATTCCGGCCGGCACGTTTACCTCAAGCGGAGGCCCGCGTCCTACCGGGACTTTTTGCTGGACCCCTACTGCTACAGATGTAAGAACAGCACCCTATATATTTACTGTGAATGTAAAGGATGATAATTGTCCCGGTGTTGGTATCCAGACATTTTCTTATAAGGTCTATGTCAGCAATTGTGTAGGCCCTCAGGTAAGCGTTGCCGGCAGTTCGGTTTGCAGCGGCGGATGTACAAATTTGACTGCAACGACCAGTTCTGGGGTCAGTCCGTATACTTTTAACTGGAGTTCCGGGGGTGGAACTCCTACAATAAACGTTTGCCCTGTAGCGGCCACTGCATACACTGTAACTGTAACTGACAATACGGGAGCCACGAAAACCGGCGTAGTGAATGTCAGCATTAACCCAACAACCACTTTAACAACAACTATAACAAACGTAGGTTGCCCCGGAGGAACAAACGGAACCGCCACAGGGATTGCTACAGGGGGAACGGCTCCTTATTCATATTCATGGAGTTCAGGATCCACCTCAGCTACCGCTTCAAACCTTGTTCCGGGTACATATACCGTAACCAGTACCGATTCGAAGGGCTGTATCAAAACCGCGACAGCTATGGTGGATCAGCCAACGGCTATAACACTTACTCCCAATTCCGGAGCTGCCGGCTGCGGAACTTCAAATGGCAGCGCAAGTATAGCTGTCAGCGGCGGAACGGGTCCGTTTACATATACCTGGAGTAATGGTGGTGCTGCACAAACTATCAGTGGCGCGGGAGCGGGCTCTTATACTGTTACGGTTATTGATTCAAAAGGGTGTACAAAGTCAGCTGTGGCTGCGGTAAGCAACAGCCCCTCTCCTGCAATAAATAGTTTGACAGGAAACGCTTTGCAATGCAGCAGCGGAAGTAATGGTTCCTCATCAGTAGCAGCATCCGGCGGAACGGGACTGTTGACTTACAACTGGAGCAATGGAGTTTCTGGCACAACCACAATAACAGGATTAACTGCCGGAACCTACGTTGTAACAGTAACGGATGCAAATGGCTGCCTTGCAGTAAGTACAGTTGCCATTACAAGTCCTCCGGCGATGGTTACAAACCTTGTTCCTGTTTCCGCTGCATGCGGGTCATCGAACGGAAAAGTGAGTGTATCTGTTAGTAGTGGCGGTACAGGCCCATTTACATATAACTGGAACAATGGAGGAACTGCACAAACTGTTTCGGGACTTGCACCTGCAATATATACTCTAACTGTTACTGATGCTAATGGCTGTACTAAAACGGATGCCGTTACAGTAAATAACATTACCGGTGGAACAGTAAGTGCGACTGCACAAGCGAACGTAAGCTGTAATGGAGGTAGTAATGGAAGTATCACAGCAACCGTTTCAGGAGGAACGCCTAATTATTCTTACTCATGGAGTAATACCTCGACAACTCAGACTGCAAATAACTTAACTGCCGGAACATATACGGTTACAACAACGGATGCCAGTGGCTGCAGTTCAACAAGCAGTGTTACTATTACTGAACCCATTGCTTTAACGGCGAATACATCTTCTTCCCCTGCTACCTGTGGTACTGCCAATGGAAGTGCCAGTGTTACAGCCGGTGGCGGTAGCGGTTCGTTTCAATTCAACTGGACAGGCGGTTTCACGGGACAGGTTGCTTCGGGATTAATTGCCGGTTCATATACAGTTACAATTGCCGATGCCGGAAATTGTACAATAACAGCTGTGGCGATAATCAGCAATACCGGCACAGGGAATGTTACAACAGCCGTGCAGTCTAATATAAGCTGTAGTGGAGGAAATAATGGAAGTGCAACTGCAAGTATTACCGGAGGAACACCAGGTTTCACGTACTCATGGAGCAGTGGCGGAACAGGTCAAACCGCTGATAATCTTATAAAAGGAATTTTTACAGTAACAGTTACTGATGCCAGCAGCTGCCAGGTAATAAGCACAGTGGAGATCACTGAGCCAACAAGTATAACAGCTAATGTTACTCCTGTGCCAGCTTCATGCGGATTGTCCAATGGCAGTGCAAGCGTTAATCCGGGTGGTGGTACCGGAACGTTCTCATACAGCTGGTCTGCTCCCGGTGGGACCGGACAAACCATTTCGGGACTTGCTCCGGCAATATATACCGTTACAGTTACCGATGCAAATAGTTGCTCGTTAACAACAACAGTAACGATCATCAGCAATGCCTCTCCTTCAATCACCAACTTGTCGGGCACCAACCTGTTGTGCAATGGAAACAGCAGCGGCTCCGTTACAGTAACTGCGTCCGGAGGCACCGGAACACTGACCTATTCATGGAGCAATACGTCATCAGGAGGTACTTCCATTACAGGCCTTGCTGCAGGAACATATAGTGTTATCGTTGCTGATGCCAATGGTTGTACTGCTATAAGTGCAGTTGCTATTACGGAACCTCCGGTATTAAACCCGCCGACATTTACAACAACCAATGCCAATTGCGGCGTAAATGATGGGTCGGCCACTGCAACTGTTTTGGGCGGGACGGGAAGTTTAACTTATAATTGGAGCAATAGTTCAACAACTGCTGCGGTAAATAACCTCGCAACAGGAAGCTATACGTTGACTGTTACTGATGCAAATGGATGTACAAATTCTTCTGTTGCAAATGTTAGTAATAGCGGAGGTCCAACCATAACATCGGTCACCCCCACTGATCTGTTATGCAATGGAGGAGGAACAGGTTCGGCAGTGGTAATAATCAGTAATGGCACAGCTCCGTATACATACAGATGGAGTACAGGAGCGACATCTGTTACAACAGGTACCCAATCTGGTATCAGTAATTTACAATCCGCCACTTATACTGTAACAGTGAAAGATGCTAAAAATTGTCAGATCATAACAACCGTTGCAATTACCGAGCCTACTGCAATAACCACTACATTTATAACCAGTGATGCAGCCTGTGGACAAAGTAATGGTTCCATTACGGCAACTTCAACCGGTGGCACAGGATCATTGATCTATTCGTGGAGTAATGGAAGCACCGGGCAAACTGCAAATAATCTGATTGCCGCTACATATACAGTGGTTGTGACCGATGCGAACAATTGTGCCCGATCGGCGGTTGCAAGTGTAGTTAATGTTGGCGCCCCAACGGCTAATACTTCTGTTGTGTCATCAATAAACTGCAATGGAGATACCGGCTCTGTAAATGTAACTGTAAGTGGCGGAACTGGTCCTTATACATACAGTTGGAGCAATGGCAGCAGTTCTGTTACCTCAGCTTTGCAATCTACGATCAGCGGGGTGCAAGCGGCAAGTTATACTGTAACAGTAACAGACAGTAAAAACTGTATTACTATTGCCTCCGAAATCCTTACAGAACCGTCGATACTTGACATAACTACATCAAGTACTCCTGCCGAGTGCGGGAAGAATAACGGTTCAGTTTCGGTTATTGCAACAGGTGGAAGTGGTGGATATACCTATATCTGGTCCTCCCCGGCCGGACCGGGTCAGACAATAAATAGCCTGGTTTCTGCAATTTATACTGTAACAGTAACTGACAGCAAAGGCTGCACTACGAGCTCTGTTTCAACGGTTGGTGATTCAACTTTTACCATTCTCACCAATATTCCTGCAAAACAAACTATTACGGCCGGAGCAAGTATATACATGCTTGTAAGCGGAGGGGTAACTTATACCTGGACCCCTTCAGGGGGTCTTTCGTGTACAAATTGTCCTAACCCTGTAGCGACCCCTATGACATCCACTATTTACACGCTTTCAGCTACTGATGCAGGAGGATGCACTGTAGTGGTTATGTTCAGCATAACTGTTACACCGCCTTGTGTAGGCGATGATGCAGATGTATTTGTGGCAAACATATTTTCGCCAAACAATGATGGGAAGAACGACGTATTATATATTCAGGGCAATAGCCTTGCAAATATTTATTGGGCTATATATGACCGTTGGGGAAATCTGTTATTTGAGGCTTTTGATCAGGCGCATGGATGGGATGGAACCAAAAAAGGTAACGCAATGGATGCCGGTACTTATGTCTACTACCTGAAAGCCACCTGCTCAAAAACCAATACTGAAGTGAAACTTAAGGGGAATGTGACTATTTTGAAGTGA
- a CDS encoding class I SAM-dependent methyltransferase: protein MQLLTPDNWSDYELLDCGEFEKLERFGQYIVVRPEPQAVWDKNLSDKEWERMAHVRFVPKSSSAGEWKKFKQMPDRWGISYRLSVVGKQPETNNQQPTTNNVLNFRLALTSFKHVGIFPEQGVNWEYIYNTIITMKNNTLSEGEGRREDKPRFLNLFAYTGGASLAAKAAGADVTHVDSIKQVVTWARENMELSRLDNIRWVVEDALKFVKREEKRGNKYNGIILDPPAYGHGPAGEKWKLEDNINEMIKGVLNLLDEKQHFLILNAYSLGFSSMIIENLLKEKAKHNLQTGELYLQADSGHKLPLGVFGRFKNF, encoded by the coding sequence ATGCAATTATTAACTCCCGATAACTGGTCCGACTACGAGTTGCTTGATTGCGGCGAATTTGAAAAGCTGGAGCGTTTTGGTCAATACATCGTGGTTCGCCCTGAGCCACAGGCTGTATGGGATAAAAACCTTTCGGATAAAGAATGGGAGCGTATGGCACATGTGCGGTTTGTGCCTAAATCGAGCTCGGCAGGGGAGTGGAAGAAGTTTAAACAAATGCCGGATAGGTGGGGAATCAGTTATCGGTTGTCAGTTGTCGGGAAACAACCGGAGACAAATAACCAACAACCAACAACCAACAACGTACTTAATTTTCGTTTGGCTTTAACTTCATTTAAACATGTTGGCATTTTCCCCGAGCAAGGTGTTAATTGGGAATATATTTACAATACAATAATTACTATGAAAAACAATACCCTCTCCGAAGGAGAGGGCCGACGGGAGGACAAACCCCGTTTCCTCAATTTATTTGCATACACCGGTGGTGCCTCGTTGGCCGCGAAAGCGGCAGGGGCTGATGTTACACATGTTGACTCCATTAAACAGGTTGTTACCTGGGCACGTGAAAATATGGAACTATCCAGGCTTGATAATATCCGCTGGGTGGTTGAAGATGCGTTGAAATTTGTGAAGCGTGAAGAGAAACGCGGCAACAAGTATAATGGCATTATTCTCGACCCTCCTGCCTATGGACATGGCCCGGCAGGTGAAAAATGGAAACTGGAAGACAATATCAATGAAATGATAAAAGGGGTATTGAATCTCCTTGATGAAAAGCAGCATTTCCTTATCCTGAATGCATACTCACTTGGGTTTTCATCCATGATCATTGAAAATCTTTTAAAAGAAAAGGCCAAACATAATCTCCAGACAGGAGAATTATATCTGCAAGCCGATTCCGGCCACAAATTACCTCTGGGAGTTTTCGGACGATTTAAAAACTTTTGA
- a CDS encoding PKD domain-containing protein, whose amino-acid sequence MKRIIYTIALFSFSVCLFSQQITSGEYFFDTDPGQGNATSISVTTGDSVMLSSAIPINSLSAGFHKLGMRFRYTTGVWSLNEARAFYVSSSPTPSATIVNAAEYFFDTDPGKGNGTVLSITPGDSTTLSSTVPTGSLSAGFHKLITRFRDDNNVWSLNEARAFYISALPQAPATQVTKAEYFFDTDPGQGNATVATITAGDSASIITTIPVALTQGFHILYYRFRDDNGKWSMNEARSFYIASPVTPANAQVVAAEYFFNDTDPGVGKATAILGFTPGDSTTIKNIIVASGLTAGQTHKLTIRVKDSKNVWGLNETRKFDVCNAPAVAGFTASVSGNTVTVTNSSTNAYGYLWRFGDDSTSTSKDTSHTYAYGGIFNICLIAYNPCGNDTVYKTINFSCTPPSAYFTPSINQLTVGVNNYSSGATTYSWDFGDGFTSTGTAPQHTYYATGIYTVCVTANNGCGSSSYCSTVNVTCAIPYAQFSSSLNGLTAYFNNQSTNAANVNWYFGDGGISNQQSPNYTYNASGTYTVKLVVSNACGKDSITHSLTIACALPVPSYSFNADGLSVQFENNSTSAISYKWNFGDGKTSLLKNPTHKFPVTDVYTVCLVATNGCGKDSICEEVSVCVAPTADFIFYDSLLTANFINSSLNGDRFYWTFGNGYASNQISPSIKYNTPGTYNVCLNVTNSCGDDKICKNVTTSCSPFGPPQICLVTTDSLSQYNVIYWDKTPFAGGIVDSFIVYREVSTNTYKTIATLAYTDSSFFVDTVRTRYTIPLANGDPNKGTYRYKIQYKDTCGGYSQLSHYHNTIYIVYNGNGQFSWNPGYTIESTANPVSNYLLLRDDNGTGSWNSIASISGTQNTLVDPAHASYPNGKWRVATQWGIVCTPTFVTKGKENNIELFTTKTVNNSRSNIKDNLPAIIGIKEHEANGAVKVYPNPANSDLNIEWSELLAADQPYVAIRNYLGMDIMKFTPEKNQQKITFNISSLAAGLYFAEVRSNNYRSVKKVVID is encoded by the coding sequence ATGAAACGAATTATATACACCATTGCATTATTTAGTTTTTCGGTTTGCCTTTTTTCTCAGCAAATAACCAGCGGTGAATACTTTTTTGATACGGATCCCGGCCAGGGCAATGCTACAAGTATTAGCGTAACAACAGGCGACTCTGTTATGCTGAGTTCAGCAATTCCAATAAACAGTCTATCAGCGGGATTTCACAAACTGGGTATGCGCTTTCGTTATACTACCGGGGTATGGAGTCTGAATGAAGCACGGGCATTTTATGTAAGTTCTTCGCCAACTCCCAGCGCCACTATAGTCAACGCGGCCGAGTACTTTTTTGATACCGACCCCGGAAAGGGTAACGGCACAGTGCTTAGCATCACCCCTGGCGATTCCACAACTCTTTCATCAACTGTTCCTACAGGTTCCTTATCAGCTGGTTTTCATAAGCTTATAACCCGTTTTCGCGACGACAATAATGTGTGGAGTTTAAATGAGGCACGGGCATTTTATATTTCCGCTCTTCCCCAGGCTCCTGCAACACAAGTAACTAAAGCCGAATATTTTTTTGATACTGATCCCGGACAAGGTAATGCCACGGTCGCCACTATCACTGCCGGAGATTCGGCTTCTATAATTACAACTATCCCTGTCGCTTTAACACAGGGTTTTCATATCCTGTATTATCGTTTTCGTGATGATAATGGTAAATGGAGCATGAATGAAGCCCGGTCATTCTATATTGCTTCTCCGGTTACTCCGGCAAATGCACAGGTTGTTGCAGCCGAATATTTTTTCAATGATACGGATCCCGGTGTTGGGAAAGCTACCGCAATTCTTGGTTTTACACCCGGCGACAGCACAACTATAAAAAACATAATTGTTGCCTCCGGACTAACAGCCGGGCAGACACATAAACTTACCATACGTGTAAAAGACAGCAAAAATGTATGGGGACTGAATGAAACACGAAAATTTGATGTTTGTAATGCTCCTGCTGTTGCTGGCTTTACTGCCAGTGTAAGCGGCAATACTGTTACAGTTACCAACTCTTCTACAAATGCCTATGGCTACTTATGGAGATTTGGCGATGATAGCACCAGTACAAGTAAAGATACATCCCACACTTATGCATACGGCGGCATTTTTAATATATGCCTGATTGCCTATAACCCTTGCGGAAATGACACTGTATACAAGACAATTAATTTCAGCTGCACGCCTCCTTCGGCCTACTTTACCCCATCTATAAACCAATTAACGGTTGGTGTAAACAATTACTCGTCCGGAGCCACTACATATTCCTGGGATTTTGGAGATGGCTTTACTTCAACCGGCACCGCACCGCAACATACTTATTACGCTACCGGTATTTATACAGTATGTGTAACCGCAAATAATGGTTGCGGCAGCAGCAGCTATTGCAGTACCGTGAATGTTACCTGCGCTATCCCTTATGCACAGTTTTCTTCATCATTAAACGGATTAACCGCTTATTTTAACAATCAAAGTACAAATGCAGCGAATGTTAACTGGTATTTTGGCGATGGCGGGATTTCTAATCAACAGTCTCCTAATTACACCTATAACGCATCGGGAACGTATACTGTTAAACTGGTTGTAAGTAATGCCTGCGGGAAAGACTCTATCACTCATTCTTTAACTATAGCCTGCGCATTACCTGTGCCTTCCTACAGCTTTAATGCTGATGGGTTATCTGTTCAATTTGAGAATAATTCTACCAGCGCTATCTCCTATAAGTGGAATTTTGGCGATGGCAAAACCAGCTTACTTAAAAATCCTACTCATAAATTTCCTGTAACCGATGTTTATACTGTTTGCCTGGTAGCGACCAATGGTTGCGGGAAAGACAGCATTTGCGAAGAAGTGAGTGTATGTGTTGCTCCAACAGCCGACTTTATTTTTTATGACTCTTTATTGACTGCTAATTTTATTAATTCCAGCCTGAATGGCGACCGCTTTTACTGGACTTTCGGAAACGGATATGCATCAAACCAGATAAGTCCTTCCATTAAATACAATACTCCCGGAACTTATAATGTTTGCCTGAATGTTACCAACTCCTGCGGTGATGATAAAATATGCAAGAATGTGACGACTTCATGCTCTCCATTCGGACCGCCCCAAATATGTTTGGTGACTACGGACAGTCTCTCTCAATACAATGTCATTTATTGGGACAAAACTCCTTTTGCCGGAGGGATTGTAGATTCATTCATTGTTTACAGGGAAGTATCAACTAACACATATAAAACTATTGCAACCCTTGCTTATACGGATTCAAGTTTTTTTGTTGATACAGTCAGAACCAGGTATACGATCCCATTAGCTAACGGCGACCCCAACAAAGGCACATATCGTTACAAGATCCAATACAAAGACACTTGCGGCGGATATAGCCAGTTAAGTCATTACCATAATACTATTTACATTGTTTATAATGGGAATGGCCAGTTTTCGTGGAATCCGGGATATACGATTGAATCAACTGCCAATCCTGTAAGTAATTATTTATTATTGCGGGATGACAACGGCACAGGCAGCTGGAACTCGATTGCAAGCATCAGCGGTACACAAAATACATTGGTTGATCCGGCTCACGCAAGTTATCCGAACGGGAAATGGCGCGTGGCAACTCAATGGGGGATTGTATGCACTCCTACTTTTGTAACAAAAGGGAAAGAAAATAACATCGAGTTGTTTACTACCAAAACTGTTAATAACTCACGAAGCAATATTAAAGATAATCTTCCTGCCATTATTGGTATTAAGGAGCACGAAGCTAATGGTGCCGTTAAAGTATATCCAAACCCAGCTAACTCTGATTTGAATATTGAATGGTCGGAATTGTTAGCTGCTGATCAACCATATGTAGCCATTAGAAATTACCTTGGCATGGATATTATGAAATTTACGCCGGAAAAGAATCAACAGAAAATTACATTTAATATTTCCAGCCTTGCAGCAGGCTTGTACTTTGCTGAAGTACGAAGCAATAATTACCGCTCAGTTAAAAAGGTAGTTATTGATTAG